The proteins below come from a single Deinococcus radiopugnans ATCC 19172 genomic window:
- a CDS encoding GAF domain-containing protein, with amino-acid sequence MTPLPPTLAAAQTARAFAAALAEYACQVTAAHGVQVWVAEGAGGRLETLAQEGRGLGLSDGTLARRALDGGQLLEEGMLACLPFGCGVLECVGASPAGLTGLSALAPLLTLALEGVQAREARRGRGRVAETVEALVRRLGGSLDLAEVLTGTAQSAAQALGFSRAFVALFNEFGEDGARTGDVFSHGFDEAFTGGVGVGPTSMETLIRRGEAIRFERARDADSPMAQGLLELSPEAAVIAALSARGQALGVLYVDSRTPGATASEDDARLVLALAEQASLAIDNARLYGIETRKRAAAEALREAGAALAGSLHLGDTLSRVLERAMTLFRADAAAVYEAQPDGRTLSIRSAVGLPSEYVLRVRAKMGAGVTGRAAQGRGAVAAHDLATAHYGGGSRYTRQLLAQNRYPYKGVLGLPLVTRSGVFGTLTLYWEAPLPLDDDDLALADVFAAQASLAVENARLYEEELRREREAAVLLNVGRVLGDSQDDAALAGAVRLTTLALNAGRGLIALTDDLGEVARCATFNLYPPTPEELTALKAQLGRGPRPLPRRACLPVAGSGLIVPLGDEGRPLGFLYADDPGPEAPGDHALQLARSVADQVTQTLTRVRLLSALEREEARYRQLAEGAHDLILSADAGGTVTYANPAATRLLEPLTGPLVGGRLLALPTPATRDALHAALDAARTRNAGGRAEIQIGPYRLEVRLSAVEAGPGETDSGVLLVARDLSELQTLADEITRRGQALEAATSRQSELRTYLALFTQAQEEERRRISRELHDDTAQVLTASGRRVARLARELSGEQKERADDILADLNAALDSVRRFARNLRPSVLDDLGLLPALEWLAGQAQTPTRLEVGGQERRLDAATELTVFRLAQEALNNVDKHAGALSAAIRVIFGEGGVEVVISDDGQGFTPQQAEARAQQGHLGLTGLRERVALAGGELDVDSTPGQGTALRFSLPG; translated from the coding sequence ATGACCCCCCTGCCCCCCACCCTCGCCGCCGCCCAGACCGCCCGCGCCTTCGCGGCGGCGCTGGCCGAGTACGCCTGTCAGGTTACGGCGGCCCACGGCGTGCAGGTGTGGGTGGCCGAGGGGGCGGGCGGGCGTCTGGAGACGCTGGCCCAGGAGGGGCGCGGCCTGGGCCTCAGTGACGGCACGCTGGCCCGCCGGGCGCTGGACGGGGGCCAGCTGCTGGAAGAGGGCATGCTGGCCTGTCTGCCGTTTGGCTGCGGGGTGCTGGAATGTGTGGGGGCCAGCCCCGCAGGTCTGACGGGACTCTCGGCCCTGGCGCCGCTGCTGACGCTGGCCCTGGAGGGCGTGCAGGCCCGTGAGGCCCGGCGCGGACGTGGGCGCGTGGCCGAAACGGTGGAAGCGCTGGTGCGCCGGCTGGGCGGCAGCCTGGACTTGGCCGAGGTGCTGACCGGCACGGCCCAGAGCGCGGCGCAGGCGCTGGGCTTCTCGCGCGCCTTCGTGGCGCTGTTCAACGAATTTGGCGAGGATGGGGCCAGAACCGGGGACGTGTTCTCGCACGGCTTCGACGAGGCGTTCACCGGCGGCGTGGGCGTCGGCCCGACCAGCATGGAAACCCTGATCCGGCGCGGCGAGGCGATCCGCTTCGAGCGGGCCAGGGACGCCGACTCGCCGATGGCCCAGGGGCTGCTGGAACTGAGCCCGGAAGCCGCCGTGATCGCGGCCCTCAGCGCGCGGGGGCAGGCGCTGGGGGTGCTGTACGTGGACAGCCGCACGCCGGGCGCCACCGCCAGCGAGGACGACGCCCGGCTGGTGCTGGCGCTGGCCGAGCAGGCGTCGCTGGCGATTGACAATGCCCGCCTGTACGGCATCGAGACCCGCAAACGCGCCGCCGCCGAGGCGCTGCGCGAGGCCGGGGCGGCGCTGGCGGGCAGCCTGCACCTGGGTGACACCCTGTCGCGGGTGCTGGAGAGGGCCATGACCCTGTTCCGCGCCGACGCGGCGGCGGTGTACGAGGCCCAGCCGGACGGACGCACCCTGAGCATCCGCAGCGCCGTGGGCCTGCCCAGCGAGTACGTGCTGCGGGTGCGCGCCAAGATGGGGGCGGGCGTGACCGGACGGGCCGCTCAGGGGCGTGGGGCCGTGGCCGCGCATGACCTGGCCACCGCCCACTACGGCGGAGGCAGCCGCTACACCCGGCAGCTGCTGGCCCAGAACCGCTACCCCTACAAGGGCGTGCTGGGGCTGCCGCTGGTGACCCGCAGCGGGGTCTTCGGCACCCTGACGCTGTACTGGGAGGCGCCGCTGCCGCTGGACGACGACGATCTGGCGCTGGCCGACGTGTTTGCCGCACAGGCGTCGCTGGCGGTGGAAAACGCCCGACTGTACGAGGAGGAGCTGCGCCGCGAGCGCGAGGCCGCCGTGCTGCTGAACGTGGGCCGCGTGCTGGGCGACAGCCAGGACGACGCGGCGCTGGCCGGGGCGGTGCGCCTGACCACCCTGGCCCTGAACGCCGGGCGCGGGCTGATCGCCCTGACCGACGATCTGGGTGAGGTGGCCCGCTGCGCGACGTTCAACCTCTACCCGCCCACCCCGGAGGAACTGACCGCGCTGAAAGCCCAGCTGGGGCGCGGCCCTCGCCCCCTGCCCCGGCGGGCCTGCCTCCCGGTGGCCGGCAGCGGGCTGATCGTGCCGCTGGGCGACGAGGGCCGCCCCCTGGGCTTCCTGTACGCCGACGATCCCGGCCCGGAGGCCCCCGGCGATCACGCGCTGCAACTGGCCCGCAGCGTGGCCGATCAGGTGACCCAGACCCTGACCCGCGTGCGGCTGCTCTCGGCGCTGGAGCGCGAGGAAGCCCGCTACCGCCAGCTGGCCGAGGGCGCCCATGACCTGATTCTCAGCGCGGACGCGGGCGGCACCGTGACCTACGCCAACCCCGCCGCCACCCGCCTGCTGGAGCCGCTGACCGGGCCGCTGGTGGGGGGCCGCCTGCTGGCCCTGCCCACCCCCGCCACCCGTGACGCCCTGCACGCCGCCCTGGACGCGGCCCGCACCCGCAACGCCGGGGGCCGCGCCGAGATCCAGATCGGCCCGTACCGCCTGGAAGTGCGCCTGAGCGCGGTGGAGGCCGGCCCCGGTGAAACCGATTCCGGCGTGCTGCTCGTCGCCCGTGACCTCTCGGAACTCCAGACGCTGGCCGACGAGATCACCCGGCGCGGGCAGGCGCTGGAGGCCGCCACCTCGCGCCAGAGCGAACTGCGCACCTACCTCGCGCTGTTCACCCAGGCGCAGGAGGAGGAGCGGCGGCGCATCAGCCGCGAGCTGCACGACGATACCGCGCAGGTGCTGACTGCCTCGGGCCGCCGGGTGGCGCGGCTGGCGCGCGAGCTGAGCGGCGAGCAGAAGGAGCGCGCCGACGACATCCTGGCCGATCTGAACGCCGCGCTGGACAGCGTGCGCCGCTTTGCCCGCAACCTGCGCCCCAGCGTGCTGGACGATCTGGGGCTGCTGCCCGCGCTGGAATGGCTGGCCGGACAGGCGCAGACCCCCACCCGGCTGGAGGTGGGCGGCCAGGAACGCCGCCTGGACGCGGCCACCGAGCTGACCGTCTTCCGGCTGGCGCAGGAGGCGCTGAACAACGTGGACAAGCATGCGGGGGCACTCAGCGCCGCCATCCGCGTGATCTTCGGGGAGGGCGGCGTGGAGGTGGTGATCAGCGACGACGGCCAGGGCTTCACGCCCCAGCAGGCCGAGGCCCGCGCCCAGCAGGGCCACCTGGGCCTGACCGGCCTGCGCGAACGCGTCGCCCTGGCCGGGGGAGAACTGGACGTGGACAGCACGCCGGGGCAGGGTACGGCGCTGCGGTTCAGCCTGCCGGGGTAG
- a CDS encoding nitroreductase family protein — protein MQTVAQTLLNHRSIRQFKPDEIPQATLDEVLHEAVVGTSSSGNLNSFSMIVTRDPARKRRLYELHGEQEFVLQAPLVITFCADWHRTRQWLRLRGACDNFNNFLGYQVAANEAMLISQSVTLGFEARGYGLCYMGTTLQAMGKIADYLQLPQTCLPITTIAVGVPDEQPERRERLPLRAYVHDETYREASTAELEDLYRAREESGWQRYMSMPRLRAMCEEGGITSLAQMYTSPYKYDPEAYAATSRQVLDALRGRGFLPEPPTDEAVPTPAG, from the coding sequence ATGCAGACTGTGGCCCAGACGCTCCTCAACCACCGTTCCATCCGGCAATTCAAACCCGATGAAATTCCGCAGGCCACCCTTGATGAGGTGCTGCACGAGGCCGTCGTGGGCACGTCCTCGTCGGGGAACCTCAACAGCTTCTCCATGATCGTGACCCGTGATCCGGCACGCAAGCGGCGGCTGTACGAACTGCACGGCGAGCAGGAGTTCGTGCTGCAGGCGCCGCTGGTCATCACCTTCTGCGCCGACTGGCACCGCACGCGGCAGTGGCTGCGGCTGCGCGGGGCGTGCGACAACTTCAACAACTTCCTGGGCTATCAGGTGGCCGCCAACGAGGCGATGCTGATCTCCCAGAGCGTGACGCTGGGCTTCGAGGCGCGGGGCTACGGCCTCTGCTACATGGGCACCACCTTGCAGGCCATGGGGAAGATTGCCGACTACCTTCAGCTGCCCCAAACCTGCCTGCCGATCACCACCATCGCGGTGGGCGTGCCCGACGAGCAACCCGAGCGGCGCGAGCGCCTGCCGCTGCGCGCCTATGTTCACGACGAAACGTACCGGGAGGCCAGCACAGCCGAGCTGGAAGACCTGTACCGGGCGCGCGAGGAGAGCGGCTGGCAGCGCTACATGTCCATGCCGCGCCTGCGGGCCATGTGCGAGGAAGGCGGCATCACCTCGCTGGCGCAGATGTACACCAGTCCCTACAAGTATGACCCGGAGGCCTACGCCGCCACCTCACGGCAGGTGCTGGACGCGCTGAGGGGGCGGGGGTTTCTGCCTGAGCCGCCGACGGACGAGGCTGTCCCTACCCCGGCAGGCTGA
- a CDS encoding YkoP family protein: protein MSALPSRLLAAQLRAGAYGAWAGGHPGAPEVGVTVPVQDAPQLERVLGAAQEAGAKVTVLVSPVLAGLEPDALYAAAQAGHEIAGAGLPDSPSALEAASAQLVQSWAADGLGRASLRRLAAQGIRPLPAPLDTPQPGQTVRVLPEQLAEGLGHLRALGYRPVPVRDVPGWRPAGPRDLLLHVYTHTVEANFAREHGVIDLAVRADAVMRVAALDHAPAPLPLPRDTPTAELHLHSPRIVGLSGRSALTAYRAYLRSLKDVAAAMKARPELQEAQAVFAVTLFHAQLEQGGFALLPLPPLRARVYGLGFRVLRLVYGTARPPSEPQPKLAWMTREAFLAKYG, encoded by the coding sequence ATGTCTGCCCTGCCGTCCCGTCTGCTGGCCGCCCAGCTTCGCGCCGGGGCCTACGGCGCGTGGGCCGGCGGCCACCCCGGCGCCCCCGAGGTTGGCGTGACCGTGCCGGTTCAGGACGCGCCGCAGCTTGAGCGCGTGCTGGGCGCGGCGCAGGAGGCGGGTGCCAAGGTCACCGTGCTGGTCTCCCCCGTCCTGGCCGGCCTGGAGCCGGACGCCCTGTACGCCGCCGCCCAGGCCGGGCACGAGATCGCCGGGGCGGGCCTGCCGGACTCGCCCAGCGCGCTGGAGGCGGCCTCGGCCCAGCTGGTTCAAAGCTGGGCCGCCGACGGTCTGGGCCGCGCCAGCCTGCGCCGTCTGGCCGCGCAGGGCATCCGTCCGCTGCCGGCGCCGCTGGACACGCCGCAGCCGGGCCAGACCGTGCGCGTGCTGCCGGAACAGCTCGCAGAGGGGCTGGGGCACCTGCGGGCGCTGGGCTACCGGCCGGTGCCGGTGCGCGACGTGCCCGGCTGGCGGCCGGCCGGGCCGCGCGACCTGCTGCTGCACGTGTACACCCACACCGTGGAGGCCAACTTTGCCCGCGAGCACGGCGTGATCGATCTGGCCGTGCGCGCCGACGCCGTGATGCGGGTGGCCGCGCTGGATCACGCGCCCGCGCCGCTGCCCCTGCCGCGCGACACTCCCACCGCCGAGCTGCATCTGCACTCGCCGCGCATCGTGGGTCTGTCGGGCCGCAGCGCGCTGACCGCCTACCGCGCCTACCTGCGCAGCCTGAAAGACGTGGCCGCCGCCATGAAGGCCCGGCCCGAATTGCAGGAGGCCCAGGCCGTGTTCGCCGTGACCCTCTTTCACGCCCAGCTGGAGCAGGGCGGCTTTGCGCTGCTGCCGCTGCCGCCCCTGCGCGCCCGCGTGTACGGCCTGGGTTTCCGCGTGCTGCGGCTGGTGTACGGCACGGCCCGCCCGCCCAGCGAACCGCAGCCCAAGCTGGCGTGGATGACCCGCGAGGCGTTTCTGGCAAAGTACGGCTGA
- a CDS encoding glycosyltransferase, whose protein sequence is MRPLRIGLFTDTFLPDQNGIVTSVGLLSDELRALGHHVEVVAPDFPDNVDTRPDVRRVPSLSYLFLPTYRLAWPTRKDFEQKYDVVHTHTPLTLGLAGARLARKWNVPHVATYHTHIEAYTHYVPGVTALQRHTGAVTRIMGLLYGRADAVITPTAGVLDVLHAMRVRNPVVIPTSIDPRVLHAAPAIENPWPAGKRRLLSVGRLAREKRFDHVLDTVAELPDTHLVVLGEGPERVHLEAHARRLGIEGRVSFLGVKPWTEIGAYYRLAELFLFASDTETQGLVLQEAELMGVPVVAVGARGTLSSVAHGRSGYLVAPADVNAMVHHSRAILGDAALWGRLSAGARDFASGTTPAGVAARVLDVYAAALGMPRDVPFPSEAGLAAAGLSAAGLGAAPQSTLAYDQ, encoded by the coding sequence ATGAGACCGCTCCGCATCGGCCTGTTCACCGATACCTTCTTGCCCGATCAGAACGGCATCGTGACCAGTGTGGGCCTGCTGAGCGACGAGTTGAGGGCGCTGGGCCATCACGTGGAAGTGGTGGCCCCCGATTTTCCGGACAACGTGGACACCCGGCCCGACGTGCGGCGCGTGCCCAGCCTGAGCTACCTGTTCCTGCCCACCTACCGGCTGGCGTGGCCCACCCGCAAGGATTTTGAACAGAAGTACGACGTCGTGCACACCCACACCCCGCTGACGCTGGGGCTGGCGGGGGCGCGGCTGGCCCGCAAATGGAACGTGCCGCACGTGGCGACGTACCACACCCACATCGAGGCGTACACCCACTACGTGCCGGGGGTCACGGCCCTGCAGCGTCACACTGGGGCAGTCACCCGCATCATGGGCCTGCTGTACGGCCGGGCCGACGCCGTAATCACGCCCACCGCCGGGGTGTTGGACGTCCTGCACGCCATGCGGGTGCGCAACCCGGTGGTGATTCCCACCAGCATTGACCCCCGAGTGCTGCACGCCGCTCCGGCCATCGAGAATCCCTGGCCGGCCGGCAAACGCCGCCTGCTGAGCGTGGGGCGGCTGGCCCGCGAGAAACGCTTCGATCACGTGCTGGACACCGTGGCCGAGCTGCCCGACACGCATCTGGTGGTGCTGGGCGAGGGGCCGGAACGGGTGCATCTGGAGGCGCACGCCCGCCGTCTGGGCATCGAGGGCCGCGTGAGCTTTCTGGGGGTCAAGCCCTGGACCGAGATCGGCGCGTATTACCGTCTGGCCGAACTGTTCCTGTTCGCCAGCGACACCGAGACGCAGGGGCTGGTGCTGCAGGAGGCCGAGCTGATGGGCGTGCCGGTGGTGGCGGTGGGCGCCCGCGGCACCCTGAGCAGCGTGGCGCATGGGCGCAGCGGCTATCTGGTGGCCCCGGCGGACGTGAACGCGATGGTCCACCACTCCCGGGCCATTCTGGGCGACGCGGCGCTGTGGGGCCGGCTGTCGGCCGGGGCGCGCGACTTTGCGTCCGGGACCACGCCTGCCGGGGTGGCGGCGCGGGTGCTGGACGTGTACGCCGCGGCGCTGGGCATGCCGCGTGACGTGCCCTTTCCTTCAGAGGCTGGGCTGGCCGCCGCTGGTCTCAGCGCGGCGGGTCTGGGTGCGGCGCCTCAAAGTACCCTCGCGTATGACCAGTGA
- a CDS encoding glycosyltransferase encodes MAVSDFSVIIPARNEAAYLPLTLRALEAQRKAPAEVIVVDNGSTDSTVAVAQAWGARVLHCTRPGVARARQWGLEAARSPWIATTDADSLPSPQWLQRLDAATPGRAALYGPMGFCGVAPHWRWLSQQAYSGFLHGCRVVGKPNLAGANMAFSRQAALLAGGYPEVEAYEDVMLGQALARLGPVAYVPGALVQTSARRLERGALPFAWQHLRNITGHTRGYFEAPHPDPPR; translated from the coding sequence ATGGCCGTGTCCGATTTCTCGGTGATCATTCCGGCCCGCAACGAGGCGGCGTACCTGCCCCTGACCCTGCGGGCGCTGGAGGCGCAGCGCAAGGCCCCCGCCGAGGTGATCGTGGTGGACAACGGCAGCACCGACAGCACCGTGGCGGTGGCGCAGGCCTGGGGCGCGCGGGTGCTGCACTGCACGCGGCCCGGCGTGGCCCGCGCCCGGCAGTGGGGCCTGGAGGCCGCCCGCAGCCCCTGGATCGCCACCACCGACGCGGACTCGTTGCCCAGCCCACAGTGGCTGCAGCGGCTGGACGCCGCCACCCCCGGACGGGCGGCCCTGTACGGCCCGATGGGCTTCTGCGGAGTGGCCCCCCACTGGCGCTGGCTTTCGCAGCAGGCCTACAGCGGCTTTCTGCACGGCTGCCGGGTGGTGGGCAAACCCAATCTGGCCGGGGCCAACATGGCCTTCTCGCGTCAGGCGGCGCTGCTGGCCGGCGGCTACCCGGAGGTAGAAGCCTACGAGGACGTGATGCTGGGACAGGCCCTCGCGCGGCTGGGCCCGGTGGCCTACGTGCCGGGCGCGCTGGTGCAGACCAGTGCCCGCCGACTGGAGCGGGGCGCGCTGCCCTTCGCGTGGCAGCACCTGCGCAACATCACTGGTCATACGCGAGGGTACTTTGAGGCGCCGCACCCAGACCCGCCGCGCTGA
- a CDS encoding MFS transporter gives MSVVAAWQDRLPVKPGTLPGVLVAALVLACSEFVRSGLYGAYLPQATGTLLGLPKADAVAVAATAFTIHFISDTVMRGPAGALISRFGVRAVMLAGAALSLLALGIMAETHTAWVLLLAAALHGVGFSAMWPGAMNLTADATRDSHKGRAVTAISLGVMPLIGAGFLLLGALAERPRALVFTIVLAVLAVALLAALFVPDRLRRAATAESQPNRRARLKTAVGALAPLFPAAFMQTLTMTLLGPLLFTLYRDLGLTYWGMVALLGTGGAVAFGSLPLTGKVADGGHARLAVTLGFALLALGLGGIATTPPMWALFVLAALVGVGYAFIMPGWAALVTGRLPEAERPAAWGALMTVENVGTSLGPLVGAFAYRTLGPTGPFITGASLALLTALGYVVFRHLLTTRHETGLEGGA, from the coding sequence GTGAGCGTGGTGGCCGCGTGGCAGGACCGTCTGCCCGTCAAACCCGGCACGCTGCCCGGCGTGCTGGTGGCCGCGCTGGTGCTGGCCTGCTCGGAGTTTGTCCGCAGCGGGTTGTACGGAGCGTATCTGCCGCAGGCCACTGGCACGCTGCTGGGGCTGCCCAAGGCGGACGCGGTGGCGGTGGCGGCCACAGCCTTTACCATCCACTTCATCAGCGACACCGTCATGCGCGGGCCGGCCGGGGCGCTGATCAGCCGCTTCGGCGTGCGGGCGGTGATGCTCGCGGGCGCAGCGCTGTCGTTGCTGGCGCTGGGAATCATGGCAGAGACGCACACCGCCTGGGTGCTGCTGCTGGCGGCGGCGCTGCACGGCGTGGGCTTCAGCGCCATGTGGCCGGGGGCCATGAACCTGACCGCCGACGCCACCCGGGACAGCCACAAGGGCCGCGCGGTCACGGCCATCAGCCTGGGCGTGATGCCGCTGATCGGCGCGGGCTTTCTGCTCCTGGGCGCGCTGGCCGAACGCCCCCGCGCGCTGGTATTCACCATCGTCCTGGCGGTGCTGGCGGTGGCCCTGCTGGCGGCCCTGTTCGTGCCGGACCGCCTGCGCCGCGCCGCCACCGCCGAGAGCCAGCCGAACCGCCGCGCCCGCCTGAAAACAGCGGTGGGCGCGCTGGCCCCGCTGTTCCCGGCCGCCTTTATGCAGACCCTGACCATGACCCTGCTGGGGCCGCTGCTGTTCACGCTGTACCGCGATCTGGGCCTGACGTACTGGGGCATGGTGGCGCTGCTGGGCACCGGGGGCGCGGTGGCGTTCGGCAGCTTGCCCCTGACCGGGAAGGTGGCCGACGGAGGCCACGCCCGGCTGGCCGTCACCCTGGGCTTCGCGCTGCTGGCGCTGGGCCTGGGCGGCATCGCCACCACGCCGCCGATGTGGGCGCTGTTCGTGCTGGCCGCGCTGGTGGGCGTGGGCTACGCCTTCATCATGCCCGGCTGGGCCGCGCTGGTCACGGGCCGCCTGCCCGAGGCCGAACGCCCCGCCGCCTGGGGCGCGCTGATGACCGTGGAGAACGTGGGCACCTCGCTGGGGCCGCTGGTGGGGGCCTTCGCCTACCGCACGCTGGGGCCGACGGGGCCGTTCATCACGGGGGCGTCGCTGGCCCTGCTGACCGCGCTGGGATACGTGGTCTTCCGCCACCTGCTGACCACCCGGCACGAGACAGGGCTGGAGGGTGGAGCGTAG
- a CDS encoding polysaccharide deacetylase family protein, with translation MLADVLGRAAGWGALGSGPRDSDRVALTFDDGPSPRTPELLAILAQHDARATFFVTAPAGKAHPDLLHTLLDSPHQTEAHGRWHRHALLLTPGQEWRQIRWHPRAGAAGPLLYRPPYGGHSPLTRVLARLAGRQIVLWDVEGRDWTAADAATLARQTLARVRPGSVVLLHDGPEVTPELLRLLLGGLAARGLQAVTLNELPAQHIGLRQGWRRVRASYGG, from the coding sequence GTGCTGGCCGATGTGCTGGGCCGCGCCGCTGGCTGGGGCGCACTGGGCAGTGGGCCGCGAGACTCAGACCGGGTGGCCCTGACTTTCGACGACGGCCCCTCGCCGCGCACGCCCGAACTGCTGGCCATCCTGGCCCAGCACGATGCCCGTGCCACCTTCTTCGTCACCGCGCCCGCCGGCAAGGCGCATCCTGACCTTCTGCACACGCTGCTGGACAGCCCCCACCAGACCGAGGCTCACGGGCGCTGGCACCGCCACGCGCTGCTGCTGACGCCGGGGCAGGAATGGAGGCAGATTCGCTGGCATCCCCGCGCCGGGGCCGCCGGGCCGCTGCTCTACCGCCCGCCCTACGGGGGCCACAGCCCGCTGACCCGCGTGCTGGCGCGGCTGGCCGGACGGCAGATTGTCCTGTGGGACGTGGAGGGCCGGGACTGGACCGCTGCCGACGCGGCCACCCTGGCCCGGCAGACCCTGGCCCGCGTCCGGCCTGGCAGCGTGGTGCTGCTGCACGACGGCCCGGAGGTGACCCCCGAACTGCTTCGACTGTTGCTCGGCGGGTTGGCGGCGCGTGGGCTGCAGGCCGTTACCCTGAACGAGCTGCCCGCCCAGCACATCGGGCTGCGGCAGGGGTGGCGGCGCGTCCGCGCAAGCTACGGGGGATAA
- a CDS encoding NUDIX hydrolase, whose product MLGLALPPQATQVGLAVDIAAFAMHGGELRVLLVQRGELPHARDWALPGGFVQPGEELHEAALRELRTETTVQLEPRHLEQFYTFGEVGRDPRGRIVSVAHLAVLPHGTVSVSGGGHTLGAEWLSAHHPPRLAFDHQTILTRALLRLQLRLEYANLALEFLPDTFTLPELQTVYEAILNRQLDKRNFRKRLLAQGILTPSGERRSGVGRPAQLYRRAKNVRVAAL is encoded by the coding sequence ATGCTTGGCCTCGCCCTTCCGCCCCAGGCCACCCAGGTGGGCCTGGCGGTGGATATTGCGGCCTTTGCCATGCACGGCGGCGAGTTGCGCGTGCTGCTGGTGCAGCGCGGCGAATTGCCGCACGCGCGGGACTGGGCGCTGCCCGGCGGCTTCGTGCAGCCCGGCGAGGAACTGCACGAGGCCGCTCTGCGCGAGCTGAGGACCGAGACCACCGTGCAGCTCGAACCACGCCACCTGGAGCAGTTCTACACGTTTGGCGAGGTGGGCCGCGATCCGCGCGGCCGCATCGTCAGCGTGGCGCATCTGGCGGTATTGCCGCACGGCACCGTCAGCGTCAGCGGCGGCGGGCACACCCTGGGCGCCGAATGGCTCAGCGCGCATCACCCGCCCCGGCTGGCCTTCGATCACCAGACGATCCTGACGCGGGCGCTGCTGCGGCTGCAACTGCGGCTGGAATACGCCAATCTGGCGCTGGAGTTCCTGCCCGACACGTTTACCCTGCCCGAATTGCAGACGGTCTACGAGGCGATCTTGAACCGCCAGCTGGACAAGCGCAACTTCCGCAAACGCCTGCTGGCCCAGGGCATCCTGACCCCCAGCGGCGAGCGGCGCAGCGGCGTGGGCCGCCCCGCGCAGCTGTACCGCCGGGCCAAGAACGTGCGGGTGGCGGCGCTGTAG